A genome region from Cucumis sativus cultivar 9930 chromosome 4, Cucumber_9930_V3, whole genome shotgun sequence includes the following:
- the LOC116403412 gene encoding uncharacterized protein LOC116403412, with amino-acid sequence MWKRNRFVFTTNEVVDRFISGVITDLISGEKVEVLCVYASNSNIERRVLWRRIIEISAGWRGPGMVFGDFNTIRLHSEAFGGAPNVEDMEEFDMAIREADLVEPAVQENWFTWTSKRHGLGLMRRLDRILVNDEGLSTWPNMWVNVLPWGISDHSSILVYPSNQRSQQVVSFRFFNHWVEEASFMDVVSSAWTKDTRVSPIVNSVRNLRNLKSILRRHFGRHIRTISEDVRLANDTMVRA; translated from the coding sequence ATGTGGAAACGTAACAGATTCGTGTTCACGACTAACGAGGTTGTCGACCGGTTTATTTCTGGTGTAATAACAGATTTGATCTCTGGGGAGAAGGTAGAGGTTCTGTGTGTGTATGCCTCTAATAGTAATATCGAGAGACGTGTTTTATGGAGGCGAATAATTGAGATCTCTGCTGGTTGGAGAGGACCGGGTATGGTCTTTGGTGATTTTAACACCATCAGACTCCACTCTGAAGCCTTCGGGGGTGCTCCGAACGTGGAGGATATGGAGGAGTTTGACATGGCTATTCGAGAGGCGGACCTTGTTGAACCCGCGGTCCAGGAGAACTGGTTTACTTGGACTAGTAAGAGACATGGGTTGGGTTTGATGAGGAGACTTGATCGTATCCTAGTGAATGATGAGGGGCTTAGTACATGGCCTAACATGTGGGTTAACGTCCTCCCGTGGGGTATTTCTGATCATTCTTCCATACTTGTCTATCCCAGTAATCAGCGAAGCCAACAAGTGGtctcttttcgtttctttaacCATTGGGTTGAAGAAGCGTCCTTTATGGATGTTGTGTCCTCTGCTTGGACCAAAGATACTAGAGTTTCTCCAATTGTGAATAGTGTAAGGAACTTAAGAAATCTCAAGTCGATTCTTCGCAGACATTTTGGTAGGCATATTCGAACCATCAGTGAGGATGTTCGTCTTGCCAATGACACCATGGTCCGAGCTTAA
- the LOC116403248 gene encoding pyruvate dehydrogenase E1 component subunit beta, mitochondrial-like — MTVRDTLNSALDEEMSVDQKKKKFMREEVGEYQETYKITKRILEKYGSERVLDTPITEEVKCRTFVNQVTYFGLKKRLREPVT, encoded by the exons ATGACCGTGAGGGATACTCTAAACTCTGCACTTGATGAAGAAATGTCTGTtgatcaaaaaaaaaaaaaatttatgagagaAGAG GTCGGAGAATATCAGGAGACTTATAAG ATAACCAAAAGGATTTTGGAGAAATATGGTTCTGAGAGGGTTCTTGATACCCCAATCACAGAG GAGGTAAAATGCAGAACATTTGTTAACCAAGTCACTTATTTCGGactaaaaaaaag GCTGCGAGAACCGGTGACTTAG